The Aquamicrobium lusatiense genome segment AAGCTTGAAGCCTTCGGGGACTTCTGGGGCGACAAGGCGAAGGTTTCCGAGCTCGAATATCGCTTCATCACCGAGCCGGCGACCGCTGTTGCGGAACTGCAGGCAGGCCGTGTCGACGTCGTCATCCCGCCGACCATTCCGGTAGCCATGGTGCCGACCATCGAGGCCGATCCAAATCTGGAACTGGCTTCGGTAACCTCGCCGACCGTCTGGGCGCTGCGCTACAACACGCGCGACGGCATTACCGCCGACGTGCGTGTGCGCAAGGCGCTGATCATGGCGGTCGACCGCGAAACCATCGTCAAGGAAATCCTTGGCGGACAGGCCGATGTGATCGCCAGTTTTCAGAGCCCGCTTTCCTTTGGCTACGATCCGGAGCTGAAGCCTCTCCCCTATGATCCGGAAGGCGCCAAGGCGCTGCTGGACGAAGCTGGCGTCAAGCCCGGCGCGACCGTGCAGATCGACGTGCGCGGCAACGACGCAACCTTCGGTGAGGTCGCACAGGCCGTTGCCGCCTATCTGTCGATGGTCGGCGTTACCGCGACCATCCAGCCGATCGAGCTGAACACCATGCTGAACGACATCATCCCGCAGGGCAAGACCGGCGCGATGTTCCAGCAGGGCTGGGGCGGCTGGACGTTCGATTACGACAACACCGCCTACGCGATGTATCACACCGGCGAAAAGTGGAACCCCTACGACAGCGACCCGAAGCTGGACGAGCTGCTGGAGAGTCAGCGTCCGCTGACAGACCGCGCAGAGCGGGAACGCATCCTGAAGGAAATTGCCGTTTATGCGGCGGATCGGGTCCTTGAGATGCCGCTTTACAACTCCAAGGCGCTCTACGGCATCAACAAACGCGTGAAAAACTTCGACCCGGCGCCGGACAATCGTCTGCGTCTCAATGCAGTTGAAGTCCAGTAATGAACTTTGCCCCCGGATACTTCCGGGGGCATCCCAAAAACAGGTGACGACCCGTGATCGGCTTTATTCTGAAAAGACTTCTGCAGGCGGCATTCGTGGTCGTCGCGGTCAGCCTTGTCGTGGCCGTCGCCATCCGCATGACCGGCGATCCCGCACTGATGATCTCTCAGGGCGCGACGAACATCACCGAGGCGGATCTGCAGCGCATTCGCGAGGGGCTGGGGCTCAACGAACCCTTCGTGGTTCAGTATGCCAACTCGCTCATCGGCCTTCTGACATGGAACTTCGGCAACAGCTTCGTCGGGGGCACGCCCGTCAACATCCTGATATCGCGGGCGCTTCCGGCCACCCTGATGCTGGCCTTCACCTCGCTGCTGCTCTCCATAATCATCTCGGTTCCGCTCGGCATCAGGGCTGCGGTTTCGAGGGGCAAATGGAGCGACCAGCTGATACGCATCTGCTCGCTTGTCGGCCTGTCTTTCCCGAATTTCTGGCTCGCGACGATGCTGGTTCTGCTGTTCGCGGTCACGTTCAGGCTGCTGCCGCCTTCCGGCATGTCGGGCTTGGAAAGCTTCATCATGCCCACGCTCACCATGGGGATCATCCTGACGGCGACCAATGTGCGGCTGGTGCGGACCACCATGCTGGAAACGCTCAATTCGCAATACATCATGGTCGCCCGCGCCAAGGGTCTTTCCGAAAACAAGGTGCTCTACAAGCACGCGCTGCGGAACTGCGCGATCCCGCTCATCACCTATTTCGGGCTTCAGTTCGGTGGTCATCGAGCGCGTTTTCAACTGGCCGGGCATGGGCACTCTGGCTTTCGATGCCGTGGCCGCGCGTGACTACCCGGTGCTGCAGGCCGTCATCATGATCCTCTCGCTGATGATCGTGCTCGTCAATCTGATCGTCGACATCGCCTATGGCTTCGTCGATCCCCGTATCCGCAAGGAATGAGCGCAATGGCACGTCTCCTTCGCTCACAGGCACTGCAGCGTTTCGCCTCGCTGGAATTCGTGCTTGGCGCCGTTTTGCTCATCGCGATAGCCGGCACGGTCATTCTGTCCGGCTGGCTGCTGCCTGACCCGACCAAGATTTCACTCTCGTCGCGCCTCGTGCCGCCGCTGGTGAATGCCGCGCATCCGCTCGGAACGGATGCGCTGGGCCGGGATATTCTCGCACGCGTTGCCAGCGGCGGCTGGATTTCGCTGCAGGTGGGGTTCATTTCGGTTGCCGGCTCCGTCGTGCTGGGCGTCGCCATGGGGTTGGTGGCTGGCTATTATCGCGGCATCTGGGATATGATCTTGATGCGCTTTGCCGATGTGCAGCTGGCGCTGCCCTTCATCCTGCTTGCCATCACCTTCGTCGCGATCGTCGGCGGCTCGATCACCAACACCATCATCCTGCTGATTGTCAGCCAGTGGGTGCAATATGCGCGTCTGGTGCGCGCTTCCGTCATGTCGCTGCGCGAGCGTGAGTTCGTGCTGTCGGCCCGCGCCATCGGGGTGGCGGACCGCAACATCATCATGCGCCATCTGCTGCCCAATCTGCTTGGCCCCGTCGTGGTGCTGATGACGCTCAATGTCGCCAACAACATCCTGCTCGAAAGCTCGCTGACGTTCCTTGGACTTGGGGTCGATCCCTCGATTCCCTCATGGGGAGGGATGCTGGCGGAAGGTCGCACCTATCTGCAGACCGCATGGTGGATTTCCGTGGTGCCGGGGCTCGCCATTCTGCTGACCGTGCTCGGCCTCAACCTGCTTGGCGACTGGCTGCGCGACCTGCTGGACCCCACCGGGAGAACGAGCCGTTGATCCTCTTCGAGAAGACCTTTTCCTCCACGCTTCGCGAGCTTGCCGAAACGCTTTCCGCCGCAACGGTGGAAACGTGGACCTTCGACGATCTGCCAGCCCGTCGCGCCGCCGAAGCCGCTTTTTCAGCGCGCGGCGTCAGCGCGAAATGCCGGTCGGCCTACAAGCCTCTGGTGGTCGCCTTTCGCGACGAAATCGACACAGAAGCGCTCGTGCGGGCCGACATCGTGTTTCCCCGGCATCCTCAGGCGGGTCCCCGCCGGTTTCTTCTCGAAACCTATCCGCTCGTCGCCATGTTCCCCGAAATCCTTTTCTCCTTTATGGAAGGGCCGGAAAGCGATGACTTGCCGGTATACGGCGTCAGGCTGACCTACGCCGACGGCCGCGTGGAAGATCTGTCCGTCACCGCTCCCAATCGCGTGCATGAAGATTATGCGGGCAACGCGGCGCTGTCGCCCTGCGGGTGGCTGCGCATCGATGGAACAGAGCAATCGCTCGACACGGACTATGAGCAGATTTTTCATCAGACGATGGAGGCACTTGCTGGGGGCAATTGGAAGAAAGAGCCGTTCTTTCAGGAACTGTTCATCGGCGTGTCACTGCCGGCCAGCGACGAAGACCTCGGGGTTGGCGATGAGGTTCTGTCGTTGCGTGAAGCGCTGCATGAGGACTTCTATTTCTCGGCTCTCGAACTGCTGGCGAAGTTTTCCGGCCGTCCTGCAGGATACCGGGATTTTCAGCCGGGACAGATCGTGCCGGATATTCGTCAGGGCGAGAAATTATCCGTCACAGTGGAGCTGCGCCCTTATGATGCGGCTTCCCGTTCCGATCACATCCAGGATCTGGAAAGTGCGGGACGCGCGCTGTCGCAGGTGCAGATCGCGGCGGAACTGGAGAAGATACCGGGCCGGCGTTATTTCGCACGCTCGGTAGCCGGACGTGAAATCGCGGCGGTATATCATCCCGGCACGGATCGTGGCGTGATCATTTCCGCGGGCCAGCACGCCAACGAGACCTCCTCGCCGGTGGGCACGCTGCGCGCGGCTCACCGTCTCATGGGGCGTTCAGGCGCGCATTTCGCGTTCTGTCCTCTGGAAAATCCCGATGGCTATGCGCTTCATCAGCGCCTGATCAGAAACAATCCCCGCCATATGCACCATGCCGCCCGCTACACCGCGCTGGGCGACGATCTTGAATACCGCACAGGCGAGGTGCTGTTCGAGAAAGCAATCCGTCTCGAAGCGGAAAAGCTGCTGCCGGCTCTCCTCCATCTTAATTTCCACGGGTATCCCGCGCATGAATGGACGCGTCCTCTGTCGGGCTATGTGCCGCGCGGGTTCGAAGTCTGGACCATTCCGAAAGGCTTCTTCCTCATCATGCGCCATGGCGAAGGCTGGGAGAAGGCGGCGCGCAAACTGATGACGCAGGTCACGGCGCGCCTCAATGACGTGCCGGGCCTGCGGGCTTTCAATGAGGCCCAGATTGCCTTGTTCGAGCGCCATGCCGGGGAAACCGGCTTTGAGATCCTCAACGGTTTTCCCGTGATGATCTCTCAGGACGACCGCCACCGGCTGCCCATGACCCTCATCACCGAATATCCGGACGAAACCGTCGAGGGCGATGCGTTCCGGGCAGGGCATGAGGCACAGATGGCGACGGCGCTGGCCGCTTACGACGCCCTGCAGGATCTTTCCCTGGACCTGTTTCCCTCGCCACTGGTCGCCTGAGCGGAAGCGGCAACGGAGTTCTTTTGCGATGACGATGATCGATCTCAACAGCGATCTGGGCGAAAGCTTCGGCCCCTGGCCGATGGGCGACGATGATGCAATGCTCGCTCTGGTGACCAGCGCCAACATTGCCTGTGGTTTCCATGCAGGCGATCCCGCCGGCATTCTGCGCAGCCTCCGCTCCGCGGCGGAGCGGGGCGTCATCGTCGGCGCCCATATCGGCTATCGCGATCTCGTCGGCTTCGGGCGCCGCAACATGGAGCCTTCCGATGCCGAGCTGTTTGCGGACAGCATCTATCAGATCGGCGCTTTGCAAGGCCTTGCCAAAGCTGCGGGAACCCGCGTTGCCTATGTGAAGCCGCATGGTGCTCTTTACAATACGATGGCGCATGATGCCCGGCAGGCAGCCGCCGTCATCGCCGCCATCAAGGCACTGGACCCCGCCCTGCCGCTGATGGCGCTTTCAAATGCGCCGGTGGTTGCGCAGGCGCGGGCGCAAGGCATCACCGTGATCTGTGAGACATTCGCCGACCGTGCCTACATGGCCGACGGCTCGCTGGTTTCGCGTTCGCGTCCAGATGCGGTGATCCACGATCCGAAGGAGATTGCAGGTCGTATGTTGCGCCTCTTGAGGGAGGGGCTCATCACGGCAGTCGATGGCACCGATATCAGGCTGGAGGCGCAGTCCATCTGCGTCCACGGGGACACGCCCGCGGCTGTGGCGATCGCCCGCAGATTGCGGGCTGACCTCACGGAGGCGGGCATCAAGCTTGCCTCGTTCATACGCTGAGGCCGGAGTGGCAAATGCGCTTTCTTGCAGCCGGGCTGGAGGGTATTCTTGTCGAAACCGAAGACCTTGAACAGGCCCTTGCCCTGTTCGACAGCCTGCGCGTTGCAAAGCTGAAGGGCGTGGCGGAGCTGGTGCCGGCGGCACGTGCGGTGCTGGTGCGGTTCAATCCCTTGTTCGCAAGCAGAGCGGGATTGCGTGAAGCCATCGCCGCGATGGAACTGACGTGCACGGAAACATCGCCCGGCCAGATGGTCGAGATACCTGTCGTCTATGATGGCGAGGATCTGGCGGAGGTGGCCGCGATCCTCGGCTGTTCCGAGGCGGAAGTGATCCGGCGTCATACCGGGGCCGTGCACACGGTGTCATTCACGGGCTTCGCGCCCGGTTTCGCCTATATGAGCAGCGACGATCCGGGGTTGGATGTTCCGCGCCGCAAATCACCACGCGTGCGCATTCCGCGCGGCTCCGTCGCGCTCGCCGGCCGGTTCAGCGGCGTCTATCCGACCGAAAGCCCCGGCGGATGGCAACTGATCGGGCGCACCACCACCCGCATGTGGGACCTCGCGCGGGAGCGTCCTGCCCTGCTGGTGCCCGGCGACCGGGTGCGCTTCCGTCAGGTCGAGGCCGGCGACGCAATCATTGTTCCTGCCTTGTCCCGGGCCGCGACGGCAACGGTGAAGACGGACGCCTGTGTGACGATCTTGCGCACGGAACGCCCTTTGATGCTGGAGGACGAAGGCCGACCCGGACAGGCGTCGCAGGGCGTGTCCGGCTCGGGCGCGCTGGATCGGGCCAGCTTCCGCGCGGTAAACGACGTTCTTGGCAATGCGGCCAATGCACCAGCGCTTGAGATTGTCTTCGGAGGCGTTGAACTTCGCGCCGACAGGCCTGTCACGCTGGCCATGACCGGCGCGCCCTGCAAGCTAGTGCTGACCGGCAATGACGGGCGCAGGATGGTTCTGCCGACAGGCCGGGCTTTTGCGCTCGATGCGGGAGATATTCTCGATATCGGCGCTGCCGGTCAGGGCATGGTCAGCTACCTCGGTATCCGCGGTGGCTTTACCTGCGATCTGGTGATGGGATCGGCTTCCCGCGATATGCTGGCCGGCATTGGCCCCGAACCCGTTGTGGCCGGTGCAACGCTTTGCGCAGCGCCCGGCCCGGCCCGCGCCGTCAGTGCATATACGGTTCCGGCCGCAGCGCTGCCGAAGAAAGACGAGGCGACCACCGTGGATATAGTCCTGGGGCCACGCGATGACTGGTTCACCGACGCGGCATTGCAAACTCTGACAACGCAGGACTGGCGCGTAACGCCTGAGGCAAGCCGGGTCGGCAAACGGCTTTCCGGTCTGTCGCCTCTGGAGCGTATCGATGCGGCCGAATTGCCGTCAGAGCCGACCGTGCCCGGTGCGATACAGGTGCCGCATAGCGGCCAGCCTGTGGTCTTTTTGGCCGATCATCCGGTGACAGGAGGCTATCCTGTGATTGCTGTGGTCGCGCGCTACCATCTCGACCTTGTGGCGCAAATCCCGCCCGGCGCGTCGATCCGTTTTCATCCCGTCAGCGAGGATCATTGAGCAATGAAGAAGCTGCTCGTCGCCAATCGAGGCGAAATCGCCCTGCGCATCATTCGTGCAGCGCGCGACTACGGGATTGAATCGGTTGCCGTTTATGCGGACGCTGACGCCGCATCGCTTCATGTCGAATATGCGGATGAAGCGTGGGCGCTCGGTGCCGGGCGCGCTTCGGATACCTATCTCGCCATCGATAAGATTATCGACATTGCGGCGCGCTCGGGAGCGGATGCCGTCCATCCGGGTTACGGTTTTCTCTCCGAACGGCCTGAATTCGCGCAGGCGGTGCTCGACGCCGGACTGGTCTGGGTGGGTCCCTCACCGGATGTGATCCGCATGCTGGGTGACAAGATCGAGGCGCGCCGCATAGCAGCCGGTGTCGGCGCTCCGCTGGTCAGCGGCTCCGATGGCCCCCTCTCTTCGGCAAAGGAAGCTGTCGCGTTCGCTGAGCGTGCCGGGTTGCCGATTGCGATCAAGGCTGCATTCGGCGGTGGTGGGCGGGGCATGAAGGTCGCCCGCTCGCTTGCGGACGTCGGCGACATGTTTGAGTCCGCGGTTCGCGAGGCAACCGAGGCCTTTGGGCGCGGTGACTGCTACGCCGAACAATTTCTCGACAAACCCCGCCATGTCGAGGCGCAGATTCTGGCAGACAGCCATGGCAATATTCTGGTGCTCGGAACGCGCGACTGCTCCCTGCAGCGCCGCAATCAGAAACTGGTCGAGGAAGCGCCGGCCCCGTTCCTGAGCGCAGAACAGAGGCAGCGGATCCACGACGCTGCCCGAAAAATCTGTTCCGCTGCCGGATATGTGGGGGCGGGCACGGTGGAATTTCTGCTGTCGCGCGACGGACTGATTTCCTTTCTGGAAGTGAACACGCGCCTTCAGGTCGAACATCCCGTCACGGAAGTGACGACCGGCATAGACATCGTCGTGGAACAGTTGCGTATCGCCGACGGGCTGCCGCTGCGTGTGAAAGAAACGCCGGAGCCTCTGGGACATGCCTTTGAATTCCGCATCAATGCGGAAGATCCGGGTCGGGGCTTCCTGCCGACGCCCGGACGCATCACCCGTTTTCGCGCGCCCTCCGGACCCGGCGTGCGGCTCGACAGCGGCGTCGAAGCCGGATCCATTGTCCCGCCGCTCTATGATTCACTGTTTGCAAAACTCATCGTCTTCGCTTCCACCCGTGACGAAGCGCTTCATCGGGCCAGACGCGCCCTGCGGGAATTTCAGGTCGAAGGAATAGCAACTGTTCTGCCGTTCCATCGCGCAGTGCTTGAGGAAGAGGCTTTTACGTCGGCCGAACATTTTGGCGTCCATACCAACTGGATCGAGACCGAACTCGCCCTGCCGCCTCCCGCCCCCCGGGTTGAGGCGCAGGAAGACGATCTGGTTCGCACCTACATTGAAATTGATGGCAAGCGCCATCAGCTTGCTCTGCCGGCTGCATTCTGGGGGAAGCTTGCTGCTGCGCCGGCTTCGCCGGATGGTGCGCGCGAGGCTCCTTCATTACAGGACGCGGAAGGCGAAATAGTCGGCGTACCGATGCCGTCCATTCTGCAGGGGTGGCTCGTTGACGACGGAGCCCGCGTTCGCAAGGGTGATGCGATTGCCATCATAGAGGCGATGAAAGCGGAAATGCGGATTGCCGCGCCTGCAGATGGTGTCCTGCAGCATAGAGCAAAACCCGGTTCTGAGCTCATGGCAGGCGATATGCTCGCCGTCATCCTGCCCGGCGGATGATTTCCTCCGACTGGTTTTATTCCCTGCCAATGTCATTTCGATCGTGAAAAAGAGCACGCCAAGCAACTTCCTGCTGGCCGGAAGATGGACAGCTGACGCGGCTTGCGAGATCTTCCGGAACCACTCTGCGCTGTGTGGGAATGATTTCGGCTCCAGCGTGGATTTGTATCCGGCCTGTCTTTAAACAGGCGCGGCGCTCTTACGAAATGCTGAAAGAATGGCTATCATGAGGCTCAGCTTGACCGACGGCCTCCCGGCTTCATTGAATGGAGGCGGGACGGCTGCAGGAAATCCGGTACTTCAACAGAATTTGCAATGCGGACTGTGAATGGCGAAATCTCAAACCCGCGCCGCTCATAAGACGGGTAAAAATGCGCGCGAGATCATTCTGAACGCGGCGCGGGCGGAATTCGCCGAGAAAGGTTTCAACGGAGCCCGTGTCGACAGCATCGCCGCCCGCTCCGGCCTGAACAAGCAGCTCGTCTACTATTATTTCGGCAGCAAGGACGACCTTTACCGCGTCACGCTTGAGGAAGCCTATACCGAGATACGCCTGCGCGAAAAAGACCTCGACCTGCGATCGCTACCCCCGCAGGACGCCATCGTGCGCCTCATCGATTTTTCGCTCAGCTATCTGGCGCGGCATCGGGAATTTATTCGCATGCTGGCCGACGAGAACGCGCTGGGTGGACCCCACGTCAAGGACTCCGATGCTTTTCAGCGCACGAACTCGCCACTGATCGAGATGATCGGGGCGACCCTGCGCGAAGGCGAAGCGCAAGGCGTGTTTCGCAAGGGCATCGATCCGCTCGACCTCTACATCTCGATCGCGGGCATGACGTTTTTCTATTTCGCCAACGGCGTCACCATGTCGGCGATTTTCGGGCGGGATCTTTCCACGCCGGAAGCTCTTTCCGTCTACCGGGATCATATCGTTGCGCTGACGCTGGCGGGTCTGCGGCCCTGATGCCGTCTTGCGT includes the following:
- a CDS encoding ABC transporter substrate-binding protein; translated protein: MSPLNIFRAGATALLLATTAFTAPAFAEGKLVVSSPQDPGSWDPIDTFLVNWASAATNIFDGLTYRGPDMKIVPALAESWEELDEGKRIRFKLRAGVTFHNGEPFNAEAVKFTFDRLLGDEGGKGPQRSNYTSITKVEIIDDHTVDLHLGAPDPVLLTKLAGYGAMIVPPKYVSENTEEFFNLNPVGTGPFKFVSYDPKVSLKLEAFGDFWGDKAKVSELEYRFITEPATAVAELQAGRVDVVIPPTIPVAMVPTIEADPNLELASVTSPTVWALRYNTRDGITADVRVRKALIMAVDRETIVKEILGGQADVIASFQSPLSFGYDPELKPLPYDPEGAKALLDEAGVKPGATVQIDVRGNDATFGEVAQAVAAYLSMVGVTATIQPIELNTMLNDIIPQGKTGAMFQQGWGGWTFDYDNTAYAMYHTGEKWNPYDSDPKLDELLESQRPLTDRAERERILKEIAVYAADRVLEMPLYNSKALYGINKRVKNFDPAPDNRLRLNAVEVQ
- a CDS encoding ABC transporter permease — its product is MARLLRSQALQRFASLEFVLGAVLLIAIAGTVILSGWLLPDPTKISLSSRLVPPLVNAAHPLGTDALGRDILARVASGGWISLQVGFISVAGSVVLGVAMGLVAGYYRGIWDMILMRFADVQLALPFILLAITFVAIVGGSITNTIILLIVSQWVQYARLVRASVMSLREREFVLSARAIGVADRNIIMRHLLPNLLGPVVVLMTLNVANNILLESSLTFLGLGVDPSIPSWGGMLAEGRTYLQTAWWISVVPGLAILLTVLGLNLLGDWLRDLLDPTGRTSR
- a CDS encoding M14 family zinc carboxypeptidase; protein product: MILFEKTFSSTLRELAETLSAATVETWTFDDLPARRAAEAAFSARGVSAKCRSAYKPLVVAFRDEIDTEALVRADIVFPRHPQAGPRRFLLETYPLVAMFPEILFSFMEGPESDDLPVYGVRLTYADGRVEDLSVTAPNRVHEDYAGNAALSPCGWLRIDGTEQSLDTDYEQIFHQTMEALAGGNWKKEPFFQELFIGVSLPASDEDLGVGDEVLSLREALHEDFYFSALELLAKFSGRPAGYRDFQPGQIVPDIRQGEKLSVTVELRPYDAASRSDHIQDLESAGRALSQVQIAAELEKIPGRRYFARSVAGREIAAVYHPGTDRGVIISAGQHANETSSPVGTLRAAHRLMGRSGAHFAFCPLENPDGYALHQRLIRNNPRHMHHAARYTALGDDLEYRTGEVLFEKAIRLEAEKLLPALLHLNFHGYPAHEWTRPLSGYVPRGFEVWTIPKGFFLIMRHGEGWEKAARKLMTQVTARLNDVPGLRAFNEAQIALFERHAGETGFEILNGFPVMISQDDRHRLPMTLITEYPDETVEGDAFRAGHEAQMATALAAYDALQDLSLDLFPSPLVA
- a CDS encoding LamB/YcsF family protein, which encodes MTMIDLNSDLGESFGPWPMGDDDAMLALVTSANIACGFHAGDPAGILRSLRSAAERGVIVGAHIGYRDLVGFGRRNMEPSDAELFADSIYQIGALQGLAKAAGTRVAYVKPHGALYNTMAHDARQAAAVIAAIKALDPALPLMALSNAPVVAQARAQGITVICETFADRAYMADGSLVSRSRPDAVIHDPKEIAGRMLRLLREGLITAVDGTDIRLEAQSICVHGDTPAAVAIARRLRADLTEAGIKLASFIR
- a CDS encoding urea amidolyase family protein — translated: MRFLAAGLEGILVETEDLEQALALFDSLRVAKLKGVAELVPAARAVLVRFNPLFASRAGLREAIAAMELTCTETSPGQMVEIPVVYDGEDLAEVAAILGCSEAEVIRRHTGAVHTVSFTGFAPGFAYMSSDDPGLDVPRRKSPRVRIPRGSVALAGRFSGVYPTESPGGWQLIGRTTTRMWDLARERPALLVPGDRVRFRQVEAGDAIIVPALSRAATATVKTDACVTILRTERPLMLEDEGRPGQASQGVSGSGALDRASFRAVNDVLGNAANAPALEIVFGGVELRADRPVTLAMTGAPCKLVLTGNDGRRMVLPTGRAFALDAGDILDIGAAGQGMVSYLGIRGGFTCDLVMGSASRDMLAGIGPEPVVAGATLCAAPGPARAVSAYTVPAAALPKKDEATTVDIVLGPRDDWFTDAALQTLTTQDWRVTPEASRVGKRLSGLSPLERIDAAELPSEPTVPGAIQVPHSGQPVVFLADHPVTGGYPVIAVVARYHLDLVAQIPPGASIRFHPVSEDH
- a CDS encoding acetyl/propionyl/methylcrotonyl-CoA carboxylase subunit alpha, translated to MKKLLVANRGEIALRIIRAARDYGIESVAVYADADAASLHVEYADEAWALGAGRASDTYLAIDKIIDIAARSGADAVHPGYGFLSERPEFAQAVLDAGLVWVGPSPDVIRMLGDKIEARRIAAGVGAPLVSGSDGPLSSAKEAVAFAERAGLPIAIKAAFGGGGRGMKVARSLADVGDMFESAVREATEAFGRGDCYAEQFLDKPRHVEAQILADSHGNILVLGTRDCSLQRRNQKLVEEAPAPFLSAEQRQRIHDAARKICSAAGYVGAGTVEFLLSRDGLISFLEVNTRLQVEHPVTEVTTGIDIVVEQLRIADGLPLRVKETPEPLGHAFEFRINAEDPGRGFLPTPGRITRFRAPSGPGVRLDSGVEAGSIVPPLYDSLFAKLIVFASTRDEALHRARRALREFQVEGIATVLPFHRAVLEEEAFTSAEHFGVHTNWIETELALPPPAPRVEAQEDDLVRTYIEIDGKRHQLALPAAFWGKLAAAPASPDGAREAPSLQDAEGEIVGVPMPSILQGWLVDDGARVRKGDAIAIIEAMKAEMRIAAPADGVLQHRAKPGSELMAGDMLAVILPGG
- a CDS encoding TetR/AcrR family transcriptional regulator; the encoded protein is MAKSQTRAAHKTGKNAREIILNAARAEFAEKGFNGARVDSIAARSGLNKQLVYYYFGSKDDLYRVTLEEAYTEIRLREKDLDLRSLPPQDAIVRLIDFSLSYLARHREFIRMLADENALGGPHVKDSDAFQRTNSPLIEMIGATLREGEAQGVFRKGIDPLDLYISIAGMTFFYFANGVTMSAIFGRDLSTPEALSVYRDHIVALTLAGLRP